A section of the Acidobacterium capsulatum ATCC 51196 genome encodes:
- a CDS encoding alpha-amylase family glycosyl hydrolase has translation MSYFLRAVSLAVLFAGLGLAAQAQLQAQKVCEAAPANAAPCVYRLDPPNWWTHMPAPMLLLYGRNLKDTHITVQGRDVSIRRTHFSANGHYAFVWLADQNNAPQTLQLKVSSAQGETSFPFVLGKRKPASDGFQGFSAADTMYLIMTDRFADGDLSNDPHPSQLALPRGWHGGDFKGIQDHLNYLKQLGITTIWITPAYDNSGGQQDYHGYSATNMYKPDPHFGSIRDFENLVSAVHADGMKFVLDTVPNHVGAANPWALDPPAPGWFHGTVAHHDEAKSNFEAITDPHSDWAQRKDITEGWFANVLPDLNQENPLVSQYLTQNALWWIETGGLDGLRIDTFPYVGRAFWQHFNGEIHQVFPRVTEVGEVFNPDPTIVSYFAGGVAHDGIDTHLYTPFDFPTYFALRAVLTHQKPMSYLESVWGKDWLYPHPNRLVPFFGNHDTMRFMSLPGMTVADLKLAYGIVLTMRGMPEIYYGDELAMKGGDDPNNRHDFPGGFPGGKRDAFTRAGRTPKENEVHDWVAGLLHFRDTNAVFGDGGQQDIEYDATSFVYLRARDISHGCIAGHSDRVLVAINDGSKAKVISIASKNTALAGCSIFVPEAGTNVPASQREGNLTLTLAPKQMAIYTVR, from the coding sequence ATGTCTTATTTTTTGAGAGCAGTATCTCTTGCAGTTCTTTTCGCGGGCCTCGGCCTCGCGGCTCAGGCCCAGTTGCAGGCTCAAAAGGTATGCGAGGCAGCGCCGGCGAATGCGGCGCCATGCGTATACCGGCTGGATCCGCCAAACTGGTGGACGCACATGCCCGCGCCCATGTTGCTGCTCTATGGCCGCAACCTGAAAGACACCCACATCACAGTGCAGGGGCGCGATGTCTCCATCAGGCGCACGCATTTTTCCGCGAACGGACACTATGCCTTCGTATGGCTGGCCGATCAGAACAACGCCCCTCAGACCCTGCAGCTAAAGGTTTCATCGGCGCAGGGCGAAACCTCATTTCCATTCGTGCTCGGCAAGCGCAAGCCCGCCAGTGATGGATTTCAGGGCTTCTCGGCTGCGGACACGATGTATCTCATCATGACGGATCGCTTTGCCGACGGCGATCTCAGCAACGATCCGCATCCCTCGCAACTCGCGCTGCCGCGTGGATGGCATGGCGGCGATTTCAAGGGCATTCAGGACCATCTGAATTACCTGAAGCAGTTGGGCATTACGACTATCTGGATTACCCCCGCCTACGACAATTCCGGCGGCCAGCAGGACTATCACGGCTACAGCGCGACCAACATGTATAAGCCGGACCCGCATTTTGGAAGCATTCGGGATTTTGAGAACCTCGTCTCCGCTGTCCACGCAGACGGCATGAAATTTGTGCTCGACACGGTGCCAAATCATGTTGGAGCCGCGAATCCGTGGGCGCTTGATCCACCCGCGCCGGGTTGGTTTCACGGGACCGTGGCGCATCACGACGAAGCGAAATCCAATTTCGAGGCCATCACCGACCCTCATTCCGATTGGGCGCAGCGCAAAGACATTACCGAGGGCTGGTTTGCGAATGTGCTGCCCGATCTGAACCAGGAGAACCCGCTCGTTTCGCAATATCTCACGCAGAATGCGCTCTGGTGGATTGAAACCGGCGGTCTTGATGGTCTGCGCATCGACACTTTTCCTTATGTGGGGCGCGCCTTCTGGCAGCACTTCAACGGAGAGATTCACCAGGTCTTTCCGCGTGTGACCGAGGTGGGTGAGGTCTTCAATCCCGACCCAACCATCGTCTCCTACTTTGCAGGCGGAGTTGCTCATGACGGCATCGATACGCATCTGTATACGCCCTTTGACTTTCCTACTTACTTTGCCCTGCGCGCCGTGTTGACGCATCAGAAGCCCATGTCCTACCTGGAAAGCGTCTGGGGCAAGGACTGGCTCTATCCGCATCCCAATCGCCTGGTGCCATTCTTTGGCAATCACGACACGATGCGCTTCATGAGTCTGCCCGGCATGACGGTCGCTGATCTCAAGCTTGCTTATGGCATCGTGCTCACCATGCGTGGAATGCCGGAAATTTACTACGGGGACGAACTGGCGATGAAAGGCGGCGACGACCCGAACAATCGTCATGATTTCCCCGGAGGGTTCCCGGGTGGCAAACGTGACGCCTTCACACGCGCGGGACGCACACCTAAGGAGAATGAGGTGCATGACTGGGTCGCCGGCCTGCTGCACTTCCGTGATACTAACGCCGTCTTTGGAGACGGCGGCCAGCAAGATATTGAATATGATGCGACTTCGTTCGTCTACCTGCGTGCCCGCGATATTTCGCACGGCTGCATCGCCGGACATTCGGACCGCGTGCTGGTCGCGATCAATGACGGGTCCAAGGCGAAGGTGATTTCCATCGCTTCAAAAAATACAGCGCTGGCGGGCTGCAGTATATTTGTGCCGGAAGCAGGTACAAATGTTCCGGCATCGCAGCGCGAAGGAAATCTCACGCTCACCCTCGCGCCGAAGCAGATGGCAATTTACACGGTGCGTTGA
- a CDS encoding aldo/keto reductase encodes MINTPAAKSGTFLLGGDLEIHRLGYGAMRITGEGIWGEPKDADTAKKVLRRAIELGVNFIDTADAYGPEVSERLIGEALRPYPKELVIATKGGLTRTGPNQWHPVGRPEYLRQCVEMSLRRLKVERIDLWQLHRIDPKVPVEESLGAIKDMQKEGKIRHVGLSEVDAKEIEQAQKVLPIVSVQNMYNLSERKHEATLNYCEQHGLGFIPWFPVAAGKLAQKGGMLQHAAELHQMTVAQLSLAWLLHRSKVVLPIPGTSSVQHLEENVAAAQFELRADEWQAIEDEAQGKIKTR; translated from the coding sequence ATGATCAATACCCCTGCGGCAAAAAGCGGAACATTCCTATTAGGCGGCGACCTGGAAATTCACCGGCTCGGTTACGGCGCAATGCGCATCACCGGCGAGGGAATCTGGGGCGAGCCCAAGGATGCAGACACGGCGAAGAAGGTTCTGAGACGCGCTATTGAGCTGGGCGTGAACTTCATTGATACAGCGGATGCCTATGGCCCGGAAGTGAGCGAACGCCTGATTGGCGAGGCTTTGCGGCCTTACCCAAAAGAACTGGTGATCGCGACCAAGGGCGGGCTCACGCGCACAGGGCCAAACCAGTGGCACCCCGTCGGCAGGCCGGAATACCTGCGCCAATGCGTCGAGATGAGCCTGCGGCGGCTCAAGGTCGAGCGCATTGATCTCTGGCAACTGCATCGCATTGATCCCAAGGTGCCGGTAGAAGAATCGCTGGGCGCGATCAAAGACATGCAGAAGGAAGGCAAGATTCGGCACGTTGGGCTGTCTGAAGTCGACGCAAAAGAGATTGAGCAGGCGCAGAAAGTGCTTCCTATCGTGAGCGTGCAGAATATGTACAACCTGAGCGAACGCAAGCATGAAGCGACGCTCAACTACTGCGAGCAGCACGGGCTTGGCTTCATTCCGTGGTTTCCAGTCGCGGCAGGCAAGCTGGCCCAAAAGGGCGGTATGCTGCAGCACGCCGCAGAGTTGCACCAGATGACGGTAGCGCAGCTTTCGCTGGCCTGGCTTCTGCACCGATCCAAGGTGGTTCTTCCCATTCCTGGCACCTCATCAGTGCAGCATCTGGAAGAGAATGTAGCGGCGGCTCAATTTGAATTGCGTGCCGATGAGTGGCAGGCCATTGAAGACGAGGCCCAAGGCAAGATAAAGACCCGGTAA
- a CDS encoding S10 family peptidase yields MPADKSVPQSMVLNGSTLHYTVTVGKIPVRDENGKVAGEVVYTAYTVPGKNRPVTFAVNGGPGASSVFLNFGAIGPKHLEGIGNKGDSASGPITMTDNQGTWLGFSDLVFIDPIGTGFSRSLVSDAETRKLFYNTDPDIAYLSRVIYTWLVDNGRMTSPKYVIGESYGGFRGPRITYYLQSRLGVGVNGLVLVSPYLNPSIERFGDVSPIPWMVTLPPIVAAHLEREGKLTPEAMQSVIAYDEGPYASALITGNADPSAEQAMIQKVTQMTGLDPTYVKESGGRFNTESYLREAWREQGKIGSIYDSNVTMTDPFPWSPDQRANDPILASIIAPTTEAMVNFVTQTVGWKDDAPYHTLSYKVNEEWNRDNDLRNGSVEQLRDAVAADPGLHVFIGHGWNDLSCPFMGSVLSVNEMPNALRDRIEIHEFPGGHMFYTREASRVAFQKAVEADIFNKH; encoded by the coding sequence TTGCCGGCGGATAAGAGCGTTCCGCAATCCATGGTGCTCAACGGCAGCACACTGCATTACACCGTCACGGTGGGCAAGATTCCCGTGCGCGATGAAAACGGCAAAGTTGCCGGGGAAGTGGTCTACACCGCTTACACGGTGCCAGGAAAGAACCGCCCTGTTACGTTTGCTGTGAATGGCGGCCCTGGCGCCTCGTCGGTCTTTCTGAACTTCGGCGCCATCGGGCCCAAGCACCTAGAAGGCATCGGCAACAAGGGGGACAGCGCATCGGGCCCCATCACGATGACCGACAATCAGGGCACGTGGCTCGGCTTCAGCGATCTGGTTTTCATTGACCCCATCGGCACGGGCTTCAGCCGGTCGCTGGTCTCGGATGCAGAAACCCGCAAGCTCTTCTACAACACTGACCCTGATATCGCTTACCTGTCGCGCGTCATCTATACCTGGCTGGTCGATAACGGTCGCATGACCTCGCCCAAGTATGTCATCGGCGAGAGCTACGGCGGCTTCCGCGGACCGCGCATCACCTATTACCTGCAGTCGCGGCTGGGAGTGGGCGTCAACGGTCTCGTGCTGGTTTCGCCCTACCTGAACCCGAGCATCGAGCGCTTCGGCGATGTCTCCCCGATTCCGTGGATGGTAACACTACCGCCCATTGTTGCCGCGCACCTGGAGAGGGAAGGCAAGCTGACACCCGAAGCCATGCAGTCGGTCATTGCGTATGACGAAGGTCCGTATGCTTCGGCTCTTATTACTGGCAACGCGGATCCTTCCGCGGAGCAGGCCATGATCCAGAAGGTGACGCAGATGACCGGCCTCGACCCCACCTATGTGAAGGAATCGGGCGGCCGCTTTAACACGGAGTCCTACCTGCGCGAAGCGTGGCGGGAGCAGGGCAAGATCGGCTCGATCTACGACTCTAATGTAACCATGACAGATCCTTTTCCGTGGTCTCCTGACCAGCGCGCCAACGATCCGATTCTGGCCAGCATCATTGCGCCCACCACCGAGGCTATGGTGAACTTTGTGACGCAAACCGTCGGCTGGAAGGACGACGCGCCGTACCACACGCTCTCCTACAAGGTGAACGAGGAGTGGAATCGCGACAACGACCTGCGCAACGGCTCAGTGGAGCAACTGCGCGATGCCGTCGCCGCCGATCCGGGCCTGCATGTGTTCATCGGGCATGGGTGGAACGATCTCTCCTGCCCGTTCATGGGCTCGGTGCTGAGCGTGAATGAGATGCCCAACGCGCTGCGTGACCGCATCGAAATTCACGAGTTCCCGGGCGGACACATGTTCTACACCCGCGAGGCAAGCCGCGTCGCCTTCCAGAAGGCGGTCGAGGCCGACATCTTCAACAAGCACTAG